TTGCAGAGTTATTGTTCCCTCTCCCCCTATCTTATTTAAGAATAGTTCCCCGGCAGATTTCCCTTGTAAAGTTACACGTGTTTTAGAGTGGTTGTATTTTCTATCCTAACAGAATTAATGAAACACTTGTATTTTGTTGAATTCAAAATGCTGGTGCTCAATTGCTAGGTTACTAGCAAGCAATAGTATATTATTGTGTACTCTGACACATGTGGTATGAGTATGTGATGTGACCTTGAAATAGACTTGCTCTAATCACTCTAATTTTGCCTccataaataatttcttttgagaaaagtgtttagtTATTGCTTGCCAGAATTTTAATCGCACAATAAtttcaagaaatattttaaataaattgactagaaattgtcttaaaatttgaaaaacacaTTGGAAATAAAATGATGCCAGAGTCAGAATTGAATACATCACATACTACTACCATTCTGGCTCAATCTCCATTCAGTAAGTCAAaccattttttagttatttttcccATATTTTATTCCTCTATGAGTGAacagtaattttatttcaaccaaAACAGATACTTTTAAACCTCACCGACCTCCATTCTGTAAGGCCACATGCCATTGTCCCATTCTCATATCATCAGGAACGTCTGCATTGCAATTTGCAGCCACTtcaaaatccaaaaacaaaataaaaacaatactaccagcaaaacaaataataatttaattttacatttatttatttattaaacgaCTGTCAATTTGGGGGTTCTTGATACCTTCCTTTTTCCCACCCCTCCATAATATATAGAGCCTCGAGCTCCTCAGTTTCCAATCCCCGTactccctctctctcttccttttcttgAAACTTCCCTCTTTCCTTAAAGGATTCCCTCCTAATTTGGTGGgattatcccaagtttcagctGCTACCACTCATCAGCATTGCCATTTCCTGTTTCACTCACCACATGGAAAAGCTTATTCGCATGTTccctttgcttcttcttcttctgttccCCACTTTTGCCTTCGCTGGCCATGACTATGGCCAAGCTCTGAGCAAGAGCCTTCTCTTCTTTGAAGCCCAGAGATCTGGCTACCTTCCCCACAACCAGAGAGTCACATGGAGAGCACATTCTGGTTTGCAAGATGGCAAAGCAAGCGGGGTAAGCTTTTcaactctttttttagtttagtttagtttCTCACTTTCCTCACCCAAATTCAGGTTACAAATTATTGATGTTAAATTATACAGGTGGATCTAGTTGGAGGGTACTATGATGCAGGGGACAATGTGAAGTTCGGGTTACCCATGGCGTTTACCGTTACGATGATGTCGTGGAGCATCATTGAATACGGCAAACAAATGGCTGCTAGTGGTGAACTTGGTCACGCCATGGAAGCCGTTAAGTGGGGTACGGACTACTTCATCAAAGCTCACCCTCAACCCAATGTTCTCTACGGAGAGGtacctttttttgttattttaatagtaaatttgTTCggggttattttttattataaatgttttgttCGTAGTTGAATTTAGATGTTACATGTAGtagtaatttatttatgttGGTGTTGTGGGTTTTTGACAATTAGGTGGGAGACGGGAACACTGACCATTACTGTTGGCAAAGGCCAGAGGACATGACAACCGACCGTCATGCCTACAAGATCGATCCAAGCAATCCCGGGTCGGATCTTGCCGGAGAAACCGCCGCCGCTATGGCCGCTGCCTCCATTGTTTTCCGACGCTCTAACCCTGCCTATGCCGCCGAACTCCTCCGCCATGCCTACCAGGTAGTACACACTACTAGCTTTTACGCTTTCGTAtggtatataatttaattagatgTGCGCATTGTAGTGTAGAAAGTGGACAAACAGTGAAGCGTGGTGCGCATGAATTGTTTGTTCTGAACGGCATATGTTAGCGAAACGGTTGGAGTTAATTGGCAGTTACACTTTTATGGCTCTTTCGTCAGAGTCGTTATTGCGAGCGATCAAAGTTGGGCCGCGTAGGTTAGACCGCGATTTATGCAATGGcccaaaaagttaaaataaaattaaacctaATCTTCTTTTGATAATGAACACCCAATCCCTTTGCCTTCCTAGTCTCCTGTTTGAACTAAGCATATTTTtagtgaattatttttttataaattttctgtGATTTTTTATTACGAAGAAAATGGTTTACTTTTTGTTCATTAATGTTCAATaatcattccttttttttttcaaaatgcaaATTATTAATGGCgtttattttcaagaaaaaaatgatgatttagtCTTTTAggagtaataattattttataaagaattttgatttctttaatccTTTAGAATTTTCTAAATCGGCACTTGtttcaaaacaagaaaatattcgTAGGTGGAAGTGAAAcagctttttattttattttttaaatgaaattaaagtatttataatctcatataatttagcagtcaaaaaataattattttgttctaATACATCTCCAGAACGCTACGTAATATTAGTGTACTAAAAAAGCAATGAAATGAAGATAGTATCTAATCTAGCATTTTTGGGACCCATCAAATTGCTTTTTGTACACTTCTTAATTCCACCCCCCCAAACTTTTTCTTTGGTCTCCCTTAATCTTGCTCTGTTGAGCAAGAGTTCactctatattatttttttcttatacgtAATAACTAAAGTAGTGTGAATGGATTCTTTTTATGACAAAAGTgaaatttgtttattaaaaataaaatcacctACTGAGCTTTTTAGTCCATACCCAATCTCTAACAATATGTtttctttcttgatttttttcgtttttttatcaccctattaataataatagtaatgagtGTGGTCCTAAAATAAATTAGGTTGTTATGTCTAAATGGGAACATGGACAAGAAAGAAGAGTGGCCAAGTCTCTCATGGGTTGGCGAAGGGGCACACTTACCCTCTTGTCACGGTATAACATACCCTTTAGATCGTAGTACAAATGTAGCCCCGGTTGATCCCCTCAAAACGGATTCACATCACACAAATGAAACTTCCTTATTGCCATTGTGCCTATCACGTGGGTACAGTGTCGGTGCTATTTTTGGGTGAACTCACACCTTATTTGTTTGGTATGTACATTTACTTTACGACCACTGCGGCTCGTTTAGCTACCATCAATGTGTATTgggtcttaaaataaaaataatcaaaatgtgTATTGGGTTTTTTACTAGTAATAGTTACATTGGACCTCTATTTTCTGCTACCTTATACTTTACTCTTCGACCACCTTCTCgattccttttctgttttctgtCACTGTTTGTGATAGGTGGAAAACATGTtacatttaattattcatttattagaGTTGGAGTGGTGAAGATAGAAAGATGCTTCTGAAATTCTGATCTCAATAAGGcccttaagtaaaaaaatactactactactactgtCGTCACAGATCTGAATCTGATCCCGTCTGGTATTTTAGTTGCATCTAATAAATGAGGATACCCAAGAGGTTGATTTAATAAATGTTCACCAACTTAACATAAGGTTAATTAATTGATTCATTTATTGAGAATTATGGTACTCGATTGACTTTACTCCATTCCTTTTCCATCCGGACTTGTTCAACTTACTCTCTCTGGGTTTGTTCAATTTCAGCTATTTGATTTTGCTGACAAATACAGAGGCAAATATGACAGCAGCATTACGGTTGCCCAGAAATATTACAGATCCATCAGTGGTTacaatgtaattttttgttttataattgtgTTTATTGATTCACCCCTTTATGTTAAAGTTGAACAAATACAAAACTTTCCCATTAATTGAGTGTTGGTAATTGAACGTTCAGGATGAATTGCTCTGGGCTGCTGCTTGGCTCTACCAAGCATCTAACAATCAGTATTACTTGGATTACCTTGGAAGAAATGGTGATTCCATGGGTGGAACTGGTTGGAAGATGACTGAATTTGGTTGGGATGTCAAGTATGCTGGTGTTCAGACATTAGTTGCCAAGGTAACACCATTGATTCTTTATCTTATAAACAATTAGTGAAAAAGTAATAAACAAACATAGGTTAGCTTCTTTTGTGTGTATTATATCAAACATCACACATTAGTGAATAAGCAGCTTTCCTTGTTTCTTCCTGGCAGTTCCTGATGCAAGGCAAAGCTGGGCATCATGCTCCAGTTTTCGAGAGATATCAGCAGAAGGCTGAATCTTTCATGTGTTCGTGCCTTGGAAAGGGTGATCGCAATGTTCAGAAGACTCCGGGTGGCCTCATCTTCCGCCAGAGATGGAACAACATGCAGTTTGTCACAAGTGCCTCATTTTTAGCCACTGTCTACTCTGACTACCTTGCTTCCTCTGGTAGAAACTTGAGGTGCAGTTCAGGCAATGTGCCCCCTGCTGAACTTATCTCCCTTGCAAAGTCTCAGGTAATTCCACCTCCTGCTTTCACTTGGTTTCTTATAGTtgtctctattttaatttttaatttttattggagGAAACTGTAAATTTTAGTCTCGAATGTGTTGGCAGACATGTATGTATAGAGTGTAAAACATACAATTTTCTAGTATGGGgacttaaaacataaataaaatggaCACAACTATAAGGACCAAGTGAATAGTTCAATTCACTTTCAATTGAACTTTGATGTTTCATTCATTAAATATATCAGTGGGATCTAAGTACTTGACATGTTAAATCTTCAGGTTGACTATCTTCTTGGTGACAACCCAAGAGCCACTAGCTATATGGTGGGCTATGGAAGCAACTTCCCACAAAGGGTTCATCACAGAGGTTCATCCATTGTTTCCATCAAGGTTAACCCTTCATTTGTCAGCTGCCGTGGAGGTTATGCTACTTGGTTTAGCAGCAAAAGGAGCGACCCGAACCTGCTCACTGGTGCTCTTGTTGGTGGACCTGATGCATATGATGACTTTGCTGATGAAAGAGATAACTATGAGCAGACAGAGCCAGCAACCTATAACAATGCTCCTCTTATCGGTATTCTGGCAAGACTAGGTGGAGGTCATGGTGGCTATAACCAGCTTCTTCCAGGTATTGCCATCATTATTCTCGCTTTATGCCCCTCTCCTGTTAAAATTCTTGTACTGATGATAATATAGTAATCAGCTTTAGTTACTTCCTTGCAGTTGTTGTTCCAGCTCCTAAGCCTGTTGTTACCAAGCCTCAACCAACCCCCAGTCCCAAGACAACTCCACCTCCAGGTACTATTTTGGCTAGTCACTTCACTTGCACATTCTTTATTGCTTAAGTTAACTACCTGAGAAATACTTGAAACTAAAATGATATGTAAGTTTTGACCAATATCTAACCGAGGAATTTCTCTTTCAGCTTCGTGGTCAGGTCCAATTTCCATTGAACAGAAAATGACCACCTCGTGGATTGCCCATGGAATAACTTACTACAGATACTCAACAGTGGTGACTAACAAATCTAACAAGAGTCTCAATTCTCTCAATCTTTCAATATCCAAGCTTTATGGTCCAATCTGGGGTGTCACAAAATCAGGTGATTCATACACATTCCCATCATGGCTCAGCTCATTATCAGCAGGCAAAAGCCTTGAATTTGTCTACATCCATTCTGCTTCAGCAGCAGATGTCTCCGTGACAAACTACGTGTTGGCCTGAGAGTGACATGGGAATGGTTTACTGCTTTGTTGTGTAAGATTGTGTAGCCATACAAATGTGCAGTGAGGAGAGGGTCTTTACGTTTTTCCTTCTATATTTTGATGTCaaatcttcttcttcccttGTGTATTTTGCATTTCAGTAGGTTAGATCAAAATAGGTAGATTATATAAGATGGAAGGACCGGAGCAGAAAGGAGTGAAGAGACAAAAGGCAGAGCTCATCCTCTTTCTTCTCCGCTTTACAACTTATATACAGTGAGTGATACAAGACAGACAGTGAAACAGTGTTGTTGAGAAGTTTAAAAAACAAAGTGAACTTCTCAATATTTCAGAGAAGAGTCATCTCTTGTATTTTTCAACAGCTTTGGATGTCTTTTCTGTGTTTGATGTTGTAAGCTTTGCAGCATTTTGTATTCTCTACAGAGAAACAGTTTGTGCTATATAGTATTATGTTTTTGTGCTGTGCAATACTAATTTGGTTATTTCAAGTTGatgattattaaattaattgaatggTTGAAAAATTTCCAGCCTGTGGTATATCTGAGGTCCAACGAAGACGGTGATGTGTGAATCTAAATTCAAATACTATTTATATTCTACTCAGAGTAATGTTAAATGCTAGTGCAACACTTTCACATAATAGCCCTCAAAATGAGTGGCCAAAAATTCTCTGGCCGtgtataaactataaaaacaATAGTAGTCACTCAAATGTTATCTCCTATCACATGTTATTCTTTAGGCATTACATCCAGGGGTTAGGTTCTATAAGTAGTCATGTTCAATatagtaaaagaaataatttccaAAAAATAACAGTATCATTATGTTGTCTATATATTTTTCCATATCCTGAAAATTTTTCACAAGTGGAAAAACACTTGTGAGAAAAAAGTGACTCTTTGAAATAAAGATTGGTCTTACAACAAAATGTGTCAAAACCCCACTTAAGAAGAGGCAAAGCACAAACTTGAAAACACAAGAACAACTGAAATCCAAATTGCAACAGGCGCACAATCATACAAACGAAAGGACAAGTTGGggattcaataaaaaaacaacctAGGCGACGTATTTTTCAACTGGGAGGAAGCTTCTTTGCGCTGCTTACAAGATGCTCTAATCTCAAACAAATGTGAGGGGCTATCACTTATTATAAGCCCACGTGGGCTTCAGAGAGTCAAACAAACACAGGAGATAACAGTTAAActtttgagaaataaaaaaaaatgataaaattagtaatgaaatatgaaaaatgtGAAGAGATGAAGAAGGAACACACATTACTTAAACGAATAACCAACACAAGAAAAATCAGCTATAACGAGTACTTGCCTGTGAATTGTCGGCAGGCTGCAGCTAAAAACATACTCCTACAAGCTTTGTGTGTTGATTTTCTTGTAGCGAAAAATTGCTAGTAACGCTGACACGTTATTACTGTtggtcaaaatttattaaattatatatatttgaagttttatgttttatttaacgGATTTTCTCTGGTTATCCTGTTATTGGGGTTTTCAATAAGCTGTCACTCTAGGTTAATATTAATATCTAATATTTTAACTCAGATGACAAAATCAACCTCAACTCCACATATATCATGTATCTACAAAAGTATATGTAACTGAAAAAATATAGTTATCTGTTTTGAAGATGAAGTAGGTGTTATCTCCAGATTTTTGTGAGAATAAGTAGGATATGAgtattaatgtaattaaaatacattatttaattaaataatttatattaacatattcttttctgtaaaaaaataattatattttctaattcaattagtATTTTAAAGTCATAGTTTATGTCTTTCAATTCAAATATTGATGTTATAATTAAGGTTATTATACTAAGATATGTCATATTGATTTCatgtaagattttttatattggAATCATGAGATACGACCATGTCTTGgtttgtaaattttatattaacacttttattttaaagctaatattatttatatgctttcaaataatattttgattttggattaacttataaataataaaattattttgtgtagtaaaatagtattaaatttgatacatcttatattatatttgttttactttatttaagaataataaatttatatatgtatatc
This genomic interval from Glycine max cultivar Williams 82 chromosome 5, Glycine_max_v4.0, whole genome shotgun sequence contains the following:
- the LOC732598 gene encoding endoglucanase 6, which translates into the protein MEKLIRMFPLLLLLLFPTFAFAGHDYGQALSKSLLFFEAQRSGYLPHNQRVTWRAHSGLQDGKASGVDLVGGYYDAGDNVKFGLPMAFTVTMMSWSIIEYGKQMAASGELGHAMEAVKWGTDYFIKAHPQPNVLYGEVGDGNTDHYCWQRPEDMTTDRHAYKIDPSNPGSDLAGETAAAMAAASIVFRRSNPAYAAELLRHAYQLFDFADKYRGKYDSSITVAQKYYRSISGYNDELLWAAAWLYQASNNQYYLDYLGRNGDSMGGTGWKMTEFGWDVKYAGVQTLVAKFLMQGKAGHHAPVFERYQQKAESFMCSCLGKGDRNVQKTPGGLIFRQRWNNMQFVTSASFLATVYSDYLASSGRNLRCSSGNVPPAELISLAKSQVDYLLGDNPRATSYMVGYGSNFPQRVHHRGSSIVSIKVNPSFVSCRGGYATWFSSKRSDPNLLTGALVGGPDAYDDFADERDNYEQTEPATYNNAPLIGILARLGGGHGGYNQLLPVVVPAPKPVVTKPQPTPSPKTTPPPASWSGPISIEQKMTTSWIAHGITYYRYSTVVTNKSNKSLNSLNLSISKLYGPIWGVTKSGDSYTFPSWLSSLSAGKSLEFVYIHSASAADVSVTNYVLA